Within Limanda limanda chromosome 17, fLimLim1.1, whole genome shotgun sequence, the genomic segment ATAACTTAAAACCTTTACACAGTACTGTGGACATGCAGGCTACAGAATGAGCAGTGAATCCATATATAAATAGAATATACAGGGAcggaggatgtcacaccttgttaggCCCTATATTAGACAattgtgtgaatatgggctatacaaataaaacttgattgattaaTTTATATTATGATAGTATGAAGGGTAGTGATTATAAATGAGATCAAGGAATCCAGCACAAAGAAACCACTAATACCCTTTTTGAAAATATGCCCTTTATGAATACGTATATATCTATACGTAAAGCATGTGTATGACTCCTTATTTACTCTGAGATTATCTGTCATACACTATATGGGATaaatgggcggctgtggctcaggggtagagtggtcgtcctccaacctgaagttcggcagttcgatccccagtctgaaccatctgcatgctgaagtgtccttgggcaagatgctgaaccccgaatggcccccccatagaataacaaagtcctgcgaatagatgcactgtatgaatgtatgtgtgaatgggtgactgtaaaactgtactgtaaagcgctttgagttgtcatcaagactagaaaagcgctataaaaatacaaaaccataaCCATTTACAGGCACAGGTAGAGCCCCTCCTCCAGTAATCACCACGCCCCTTCACTGTGAGACCTGAGCGGACTgagtctcacctgtctctcctcagtctcctgtctcacctctctcatctgtttctcctctctcacctttctctcttctctcacctgtctctcctctctcacgtgtccttcctctctcacctgtctcacctctatctcctgtctctcctctctcagatctctctcctctctcacctgtctcacctgacTCACCTTCGAGCCGCTCTGAAACGTAATGGCGCGGTGCGGAGGCAGCGGGGAGTAAGCGGGGACAGTCTGACCTGAGCTCAGCCGCTGTGAGGGGACATGGAGCCCGTGTACCGGGGTCTGGGTCGCTGTGTGTGCTGTTTCTGGCTCGCGGTAGCCTTTGACATATTGGGACTGGCCGTGCTTCTCATCGGGGTGTTTGTCAACGTGTTCTTCTACGACCTGCTCATCTATGCGGGcgccatcatcatcttcctcagcCTCATCTGGTGGGTCTTCTGGTACTCGGGGAACATCGAGGTCCCCCCGGCGGAGCTGGAAGATGATGTCGGGCTCCTGAAGAAGGAGCGGGGCCGTCTCAGCGGCCTCGGCGGGGCGGTGAGGCGCATCTCCAGCCGCGTGTCCAGCGGCATCCGGAGCTCGTTCCGCTCGAGCCGGAGAGAGTCCGATGGCCGTGCGCGCCCCCAGAGTTCGGTGGCCCCACGTCAGGAGCAGGTGACCATTGCTATGGCAACGAGGAGCCCCCAGGAGAACAGCTCTCGCGCCGCCGTCTCCTCTGTGGGGGGCGGTGACGTAGAGATGCCGAACACCTCTACCGAGACTTCAGCTACATGACGGGGGCCCACAGGTGAGGCCTGCTACATACTGATGGGGTCCCTGGCCTCAGATACACAGCAGTTATAACTACAGCAAGTGCATGTGAATTActctttctttattattattattattattattattattattattattattattattattattattattattaggttATCCATTTCAAAACTTTAAACGTAAAGATAAGTAAAAATAGGTGACTCAGACAATATAATCATGTGTCATCTGTCTGTATTCTGTCAAGTGTTGGCAGAAAGTGCCCGATACTATGCAGTGTCTTCAGTGGTATTGTGATCCCTATTCTTCTCTAGTTTTTGAAAgcaaatgtttacatttaatcaaaaaaaGTGTCTTATTATGCGAAACACCATAGCATAGATATATATGATCTTATATATcctattattttaaacataattCCAGAATAGAAGATTGATGTCAATGATCTTGCTCcttcctttattttctttcagtttgaTGTGGAACTAAATGTGGAACTAAAGGGAAAACATGTGGTCATAGCAGTCAAGATCTCTTATCACTAGACAATCATTAACCACAGTTCACTGCTCACTGAAATACGAGCCCTTAGCTTAAACAATAGATGACCTACCCAGAACCTCCTGAAAACATTTGCGCCCCAGATTGATGTGAAGTTGGCATAGCAATAACATTCTGCTCACAACGTGTCAACTCAAAGATTAAACTCATCTCCAGTCAAGCTTTAATAACAAGGTTTCATTCAATTTCTTCCCTGCAGAGAATGACTCATCATTAGTTCCTTCCAGCACTGGACGGAGGAG encodes:
- the si:dkeyp-72e1.6 gene encoding transmembrane protein 238-like; the encoded protein is MEPVYRGLGRCVCCFWLAVAFDILGLAVLLIGVFVNVFFYDLLIYAGAIIIFLSLIWWVFWYSGNIEVPPAELEDDVGLLKKERGRLSGLGGAVRRISSRVSSGIRSSFRSSRRESDGRARPQSSVAPRQEQVTIAMATRSPQENSSRAAVSSVGGGDVEMPNTSTETSAT